The Aspergillus fumigatus Af293 chromosome 5, whole genome shotgun sequence nucleotide sequence GACTTTGGTTATAGTCCTGTCGTTCGAATGAAGCAGCCTGCAACAGGTGTTCGGAGGAAGGTCCTGAAGCAATTCGCCCCGCCGCCTGATGATACCCCTGAACTGCAGGATGCTCGGCCTATTGTGAAGATGTTCTACCTTGGAACTATGGATGCCAGCCATAAGGTTGACCGCGTGGTTAAGGCTCGTCGAGGTAGGTGCCTTGATGTCTCTTTGGGCTGGAAGAGAATTCACTAATACAAATTCCGCTCAGGACTCGGCCTCGCTGAATCCGATTTCGGCGTCAAATTAGGGCAGATGCACGTGCAGGAGACACACCCCGGCCTAGCTAATGCCTATAAGAAATTGGGAAAGGTTATTCAAACGGTTGGAGACTACCATGCGGTCCAGGCGACCGCCGAGGCGACTACGCTTGAAGATCCCTTGAGCTATCACTCCTCAGATGCCTTCATTGTTAAGGAAACACTGACTAATCGTCACATCCTTCTGCGCGAACTCATCCAAGCTCAGCAAGCCACACGCAGCAAGCGTGCAGCTGCGGACCGACTGAAGGTCAGCTCGTCCGTTCGGCCGGATAAGGTCGACGAAGCCATCAATGCCCTGGACGAGGCACAGAGCCATGAGGATTATCTGACCAAGCGGACACAACGCGTCACTTCGAAccttcttctggagaagcgTGCCTGGTTCGAGCGTACCTCGAACGATATGTTGAACAGTCTGCGCGAGTATACCCTTCGCCAGATCGAAGCGGAGCGGAGAACTTTGGCGACTCTCGAGAGTGTCCGTCCGGACATTCGGTCTATCGACTCATCCGGTGGACTTAGCCGCCTAGGTCGTGAAGCACACCCGGCTGTCCGCCGGGCAAACCTCGCTTCCAGTCAAGGTCCTAAGGGAGACGCATGGAGTGGGATTCCGCGCCGTAGTGACAGTCTCGGACGCAGCTTGAGTGGTAGCTTCGTTGCGCCAGCAGtagatgaggacgatgagacTAACAGGTCAGGCACAGCCAAAGGACGATTGCGGTCTCCCAGCGGCGTTGGCTCGATCGTGgtggacgatgacgaggatcGGCTCGATGCCAAGAATGCCGCCAGCCGATTAGCCACCAGCACATTTTGATCTATTTCTGTAGATTATGGACATGATGTTGTTAAGATTCCCCTGTGACAACTAGTTTACTTCGTGGTCCTTGCCTCGGCCAGAGCGCGCCCTGTTTGAGTTCCAGATGAATTACGCCCCGTCGTTGATACTTGTATTTGTTCTGTCCGTACAACACAAAAGTATCTCCCGTCGTACTCTGACATGCTCAGCTCGACATTGTCTGCCATTTCTCCAAACTTTCAGCCATGTCCGGCGAAAACCGATCCCACCgctcaacgccatcatcaGGCATATCAAACCAcgccaccttctcctgcGGAAAGAGATAACAAGACGGCTTCGGGATCTTTCCTTGATGCGCACTGTCAATAGTCCCCGTAGTCACACTGAGAAGCTCTGGCTCGTAGTCATACTTCATACTAACGCTCGATCCGCATTTCGGACAGAACCCGCGGGTGGCAAAGGCACTGGATCTCCGGACTGAGGGCAGCTTGTCCTTGTCCCAGGTGAGTGAGCCTGGGGCAAATGTCGCCCAGCTCTGGTATGGTGCGCCGGCCTGTTTGCGGCAGGTGGTGCAGTGACAATTTGTTACGTCTGACGGGGGCTGGCTGGCCGTGTAGGAGATGTGGCGGCAGGCGCAGCTACCTGTGATGAGGTCGGATGCCATTTCGTGAGAAGCTTGGAGTGTTGTTCTGTGCTGTACTCTCGGTTGGTGATAAAAGTAGGGATTATCTACATTTGAACCGTGGAGGTAAGATTCAATGGGGTTGActtggaggatgttgctTTTGTCAAACTGATTACTGTGATGG carries:
- a CDS encoding retromer subunit VPS17, with translation MDYSAITQDPDHPSGTDPWASPRATQSSYTASNNNDIPPSPLPPHHQPSYNGDQEGDDSGPRSSENGAPDSPDLSARLQSAQLGDPDYAVEQPPYATQAQYTNEPRSQLLGRSQTGARQNAKNGPAYKIQAKITGLERTGKKDPILRFDVHTNVPKFRTTQYRDVRRTHAEFAKLADHLISANPEVLVPAVPPPLTPAGAGTEEDEIRVKASMQRWLNIVMSNEILMQDDEVVLFVESDFGYSPVVRMKQPATGVRRKVLKQFAPPPDDTPELQDARPIVKMFYLGTMDASHKVDRVVKARRGLGLAESDFGVKLGQMHVQETHPGLANAYKKLGKVIQTVGDYHAVQATAEATTLEDPLSYHSSDAFIVKETLTNRHILLRELIQAQQATRSKRAAADRLKVSSSVRPDKVDEAINALDEAQSHEDYLTKRTQRVTSNLLLEKRAWFERTSNDMLNSLREYTLRQIEAERRTLATLESVRPDIRSIDSSGGLSRLGREAHPAVRRANLASSQGPKGDAWSGIPRRSDSLGRSLSGSFVAPAVDEDDETNRSGTAKGRLRSPSGVGSIVVDDDEDRLDAKNAASRLATSTF
- a CDS encoding GFA family protein, with amino-acid sequence MIQGCQNTLYNTRITPHDVVHHSNQFDKSNILQVNPIESYLHGSNVDNPYFYHQPRVQHRTTLQASHEMASDLITGSCACRHISYTASQPPSDVTNCHCTTCRKQAGAPYQSWATFAPGSLTWDKDKLPSVRRSSAFATRGFCPKCGSSVSMKYDYEPELLSVTTGTIDSAHQGKIPKPSCYLFPQEKVAWFDMPDDGVERWDRFSPDMAESLEKWQTMSS